The window AAAAGTCCCCAATGGCAAAAGCCCAGCATAATCATATTTTGTTCATGCATTAATTCTTTTCTGCCTCATTCtttcatttcacaatttttttttatcctctcgGCTTTTTTTCACCTCTACTTCTGGTGTTGTCCTCTCTCCACTCGACACAGAGGGCGAGATTTATGATAGACAATGTACAGGGACCTGTCTTGCCCCCTCTCATGAGACTGAAACCGAGACTCGTTAGAATTAAAATGTACCAGACCGAAGAAGGGAAATAAACGGACAAGAAGCAGTGATTAATTCTGACAATTAACGACTTTCTCACtaatctagattttttttcattgaagatTGTCTCCGAATCCTGCGACGACATCGATGTCTCCGAACGACTACTATCAGTCCACCGGCGACGAGGAGAATTTGGAGCCAGGAGTCCTTCAACGTACCACCAACATCAATCAGACATTTTCAAGGCTCTCCCCAACTTCCCTTGCATCACCTCAAACGGAATATTACACCCAGAACGAGGAGAATCTTGAGCCAAGAATAGTATCACCGTACAGTGGTGCTGGTGACAGTGAAGAGGGTGGTACTATTTATGCCGCCAGTCCTGAGGGATTTTCGGGTGCTCTTTACTACAAACAGGAGATCACGGAGACTGGGGAGTTCATGGATGTTGTTAGCTGGTGGGAACAGGAACAGGGAAGACTGGTGCATCACACTCAGCCACATGCCCAACGGCTTGCCCATGTCTGATACAACTCAAGAGAACCGGTAAGTCCCGGTTTTATTCTTCTCCTTTATCCtctggttttatttattgcaaatACATTGGCCCCCGGGGTAACGAATGGGGGTGATGTGAGAAAATGAGAgcgttgattttattttcttttcaaaacGACTGTCtgctttttgaaaataaatttgtcgaTCATCGTCGAGGGAGTTGCTGGCTGACAGTGTCAGTGATGAGTACTTGGCACTGGTCTATGACGAGCGGATGGGTGACACGTGAGCCTGGTCTCCTTGTGGGAGGTGTAAAGGGGAAGACACCGAGTGGAAACTCGTGTTAACCGAATGTTTCTAATGGACACGTGGCGAGAGGCATCGTTGATGCTAAAATAAACTGCCACTGAGACCACTTGCAGAGGAAGCGCTTTGGCGGTAgttattttttccatgaattGCGGTGATGGGGTTATTGTTAATTTGAGGGCTGTGGATATGCGGGAAACTTTGCGTGATAATACTCCAGGGAAATTTCGAATAGCGGAGTTTTTCCTgcgcaaaaaataattaaataaaatccataGGACCAAAGTTCTGCAGATAACACAGTTCCTCATGACTAAAAAATTACTTCCGGTGTAAATTGATGTCCTTGAAGGATGAAAAATGGATCCGACACAACACGTACCCATCAGAATTCATAAGAAACAGGGCGAAGACCCAACTTGTCCCCCGCAAACTGTCAAATCTTCGACGAACTCTTTAAATCTCCCTCTCGAGTTCTATTTCATCGCCATATGTTCATTTGTCTCACCACAAATGCCCTGAAATCCAAAGAATTGTACGAAACATCTGAATCAATGGCAAATTCCTCCtgaccttgaaaatcctttGAACCTGAAATGCGAATTGCCGTGTGCGAAGGGAATGGGAATAGAAACGGAAGGATAAAGTACACCACACCGGCCAAAACCTCCGCCATGTGCCCGGAAATGGTGCGTCGAGATGTCTCTCATGGATCTCCTTCTCTCTTTCATATTTCTCATTGGAGCAATACCATGACCCCCCGAATCATGTGGTTTTCGCTTCTTCCTCTTTCTCTCTATTATTCCCCCGTCTTCCGTTTTGCGTGGCCCAACAACTGCCCCCGTGAGACTAATGCCTGGATGTTTATGAAAGGATAGGGTCAAAATTATTCACTCGATCAATCGAAATGCTCCCATATGGACGCCCGGATGAATGGAAAATCATTCTATTACCGACTCcttatgaattttaaatagctctctctttgtttcaggaatttttttttcaatttctcctctctctccctctagcTCCTCGCATTTCGGGGGTGGGGCCGGGGGGTGAGAAGGCGCAGACAAAACCTCCAAGACTGTGTCGCACTCGTACGCCCCTACTCTGGGGACCGCAAATTACGACTGGCCGTATATATACTCCGCAAATAGAATCGTGGTTTtctttagaaatataaatGCCATGGTAGTTGGTAACGTTTGAAATGTTTTCCACCCGAGTGTGTGTTAGATGTATAATATTGGTTCTCGGAGGCAGagacgggggaaaaaaaataaaagccaGGGTAGAATACCAAGCCAAGAGTGGTTTTGTGCCATATGGACGGCATTGCGATACAACCAAAAGTCGGACGTCAGCGGTGCTTACCATATGCTACGATGGTGCTGGAGAGCAACAGACGGGAGACTCCTTCGGTTTTTGTATTTCTTCTTTTCGAATTTTGAGAGGAAGATTCTGGTCAATGGCATGATGAGGTTTCGATTCGTGGAGGTGAAGATCAAACtgcattgaaaataaattattacggGGAGAAGGTGTTCTGGAACGAGCCCGAAAATTTGGAATTCATAAGACAATTGTTGTTGACGTTGAATGGAAACGTTGAACTGATATTAATGAAATCATTTCACTTTCTTGGAAACGAATTTCCCTGCTCTTTGTCTCACAAAATGGAGGTATTCATCATTATGCTGGTAATGTTTATTGATAAGATAGTCGAAGTAACGTTCGTGACATGCGGGCATCCACCAGCATAACATTCGGATTCACAACTCTTTCCTTTTGTGTTCCTAAACACTTTAACATTGAactcgtcaattttttttcctccgtcAGTTTTTCCGTTGGCACGACCACTGTAATCTTCTTACGAGCATTTCTCATCCTCTGAATGGAATAAAGAGGGCCATCCACATCCCGCATGACCCAAAGCGCAATATCGAGTGAAGCGAGgggtaaaagaaaaaaattaatgtcagCGACACATCGCGTACATTTGAGCTCGAGTCAGGGGCTAAGAaaggaatttattaaattaatttgccGCGTCGACGCATCTCGTAAACTCCGTAGATGACCTCACTTTATAATTGTCATGAATTGACTCGACTGAGACGGTTGGCTTCCTTTTTGTCAGCCTCGTGAGACCATCTAAAATACTCAGAAATATcagttatggaaaaaaaaatgtgacagtccacctgaaataatttatttttccctcccaACTCAGCCGAAGAACTTCCCCCCCGAGCTTGTCCCTCTCGATCACCATTAAAGTCGCGATATCATTACTCTTCTCCTCGCTATCTCCCCAAAAATTAGTCGGCACACGTTTGTGCCAGAGTCCTTGCGACCCAGAGCCCTCCAAAACGACGAGTGAAGCACTCTGATAAGCCGAAACTACCAGATGGGAAACTCCCATCCTCGTGTAACCGACACTCTCGAGGTGCCTCTCCCAAGCCCTCAAAAGCTCTTCAGTCAAAAGTGCATCCTCAAGATATGTCACTTTATCTCCTCATCCCCGCCTCCAATTGCTTTCATCATTCGCCGGGTTTCGAGcagaaaaatttacattttgaagagtatataattgaaaatttgttcAACTCATCTAATCAAGGACAAACGTTTCGAGGTAATATACATAATATATTACGAACTCGATATAAATTATCATGGGGTCCATAcagaaaattaacaaaatgttTAACACTGCAATTACTCATTTCCATTCCTGCGAATGAATAGTACAAAATGTTGATTTAAAACTGCCTCGGCCTCAGAAATTCCCACGACCTCCGTATCCCCTCGATTCATCGCAGTAGCATATGCGAAAAAATAGTATTTCTCGTCTTCCATGCGTTGGTAAGTCCCTGGCCTGGATTTAATTTTCCCCATATTTCAGGTAAAAAGCCCTCTATCCCGTCTTGAACTATAGATTGCTCCTGTACACACACGTGGGGAGAGAAATGTACGAAGAGTACTGGGTATTGATGTAGCTGGCTGGGACAATGGATCGACTGAACAATGAGTGAAAGGAGGAGGATTTATCCTTCAAAATGTATCTTTTCTACTCTCCGGAAGGACACACTCCCCGTGCGCATCTACCGTAGGGGAAAGGAGATATCGAAATTACAGTAAAAagggagaaattatttttggggtGAAAAATCGTAGGAAGTGAAATGTTCTGAGATTTTTCGATGGCGGATACATAACGGTTTCGCTTCCCCTTGGAAAAAAGGAAACCCTGATTTCTTGTGCCCATTGGAGACCTCCCCCCGgatccctctttctctctctctctgggaTTTCCCATATGGCTTCGATTCGCCTTGAGAATTTATTACCTTTCTAAAGCAAcagagggaggaaaaaaaatattaggcattagtgaaagtaaaaaattaaatgggcCTGACATGACTAACGAGAAACatttgttatatttttccaGAGGATCCTGATCTCACCAAGATTTAGTCAATCACTGGGAGAAGATTAAAACTCAATGTTGAGACTACAGTACTTACTTCAGCTGGGGGAATTTGTGTATCTATTGGCCATCTCTGGAAGGTTTATTGTCAGTGAAAATGTCGTTGAGGCGAGTGCCTTTGAGATGTGATGGTAGTGGTAGAGATACATATGATGGGTTTAATGTAACCGCTGGGTAATGCGAAGCTTTTACATTTCAATGAGACTTCAATTCTGTGCCTTACGATGTAAGTTCAATCTCTTTTTCCAGTTAAATTTATATagaatatatgtatacatgtgTATATTAAGAATTTGGGATACGAGAATTTTGAGAgatcattgtttttttcattaaaaatgagccaaaagtcgatatttgtagggttatttaaatatataatatgaGAGTGTCGTTTTGTGTGATTTGAATACAGCGGACTCTTAGTGCCTTGCGCAATGATTTGCGTTCCGCTTGATATGTATTTTTGTAGTACAACGATTACGACAATATCAGCGAAGATGCGTCACCGATGGAAAATATGTATACGAATAAAAGGGGGAACTAATTAGCGGGCAATGCTGAAAATTTAAGAATGAAAACGGTCTTAGTGGTACAATGTACTTATGCTTGCTCAAAATGTGCATTTCACGTCCGCAATAATTTCTCTgttttctctgtgaatattCAACGATTGATTATTGATACAGATTTTAAATCTTGTGGATGACGCTTCAAAATCTTCGTGAGACACAATCAAAAATTGTATATACCAGTGCCTTAAATTGATTAAGAGAATTAATTACGTCGAGACTATTTTTTGTACTTgtaatttttgtcaattttgaatatttaaaatacaTTTATACTATTTATGATGATATCTGTGTAATTATTTCTATGGGTTCACCTGCTCACTCGTGTATTTGAGGGGGGAAGGTGAGTGCGCGTGTGTATGCGAATCAATTCTATTCCAGAAAGTATTTCcgtatttttaaacaatttgtgGAAATCTTAATGATTTGCgcaattattcaaataaaatcccTAGTCATCAATGCCACgagataaattaataattcacggCTATTCACATTTTTCCTGTTTAAGAATTAATACACTCGATTCCACATTATTCTAATTCCTTCTTTTATCTATCTTTAATGCCCTTGTTTATCTTTAATGAGGAAATGGGGCGGGGTCGGCGAcgtataaaaaatgtttaggtaatcaaaataaattcgtTAGTGTTCCTACCCGATGAAAATTGGTTATGCCTGGGCGATAATCCAGCCACCCCCTTCACCCGTTgttttaccaatttttttttctacatttcTGCGGTGCACGAGGGTCGATTTCCGGTTAGACTCCTGCAGGGGGTAACACCACGATTGCCACGTCACTTCCGTTTGTCGAGTATTTCCGGCCGTTAGACAGCGACGTTTACTGACCTGCAATCTAACTGCCACCCCCTCACTCATATTCCACCCCATTTGAGGGACAGCACAAATGCAATCGATCCTCGAAATTCTATATTCAACGGGAAAATGACCGGTAATttccgagtttttttttctttcgtgtCCATTTACATTGAAtcgttttgtttgttttttttttatttctccatgATGGAGACGTGACTAAAACAAATTGCAAAGAGATTGATTGATATACTGTATCGACCTCTCCGGGTAATCCACCGGATGCCcgtcaattttgaaaataaatgagattCTGAATAGACAATCAGCTGTACAGTGGTGACCCCGTcactttttgaaaattacggGTATATTGACCTTCgccaaatttttcatcgatctTGTATTTCATACCCGAAGAAATGAGGAAGTATGACTGGTTCATAATTGAGGTTCACTGAATAATTCAGGGGACTGAAAACAGCGAGAATGATACGATCGGAATAGACTACCAACAACAACGTCTACTTACCTACTGCAATGAAGACACTAGTGACCTAATCACACACAATTAATTATGATGCGAAGTCACTCTCGAATGAGTAAACCTGAGTGATGAGCAACTCCTGTGACAGTGATTTTTGGAATGTAAAAATATGGAGGAATATGAGAGCGACTTTTAAAATGTGAGGTCGAGTCAAGAGAAGTTCAGGCAGAAAATTCAATcgtttatcaataaaattattggcgTCTTCTGACGGTCATGTTTGAATGTAAATATATTGAAGTATTAGGATACCTCTAGCCTTCATCAAGTCATATGAACCGATGACAGACAATCGTGTAAATAAACTTTAACTTAGACGACACACTTCTTTTCCTGACAATGTAATTACTCATTCGCCATCGTAAAATCGTCAATTTTTCCTATATTTTCGTTGGATTGAGCCGACACAGTGAAATTTGCGATGCAAAATGAATTCGTCGAGGGGCAAGGTTATTGCATACGTAAAAATTATACATATGGAATATTTTCGCAGACATACCGCGGTTATAAAAGTATCAAACAGATTCGAAAAAATTGCATTGTGCGTCGTGAACTCGGAGGGGTGACAAGTTGATAAAGTTTTGAATAACTGACGATTAACTAACGATTTCATCATCAACACTGGATAGCCAAAGTTCATTATCACCCCCCGAAAGAAtcaagagacagagacgaGTCTGTCGTTGTTGCTCATTAGTGTACAAAGTTTTTCATAGTGTTTTTtatgcaattaaaaaatggatgCAGTACCTATTGCTGCTACCTCGTCCTACTTTACGGGCCTCTTTTACCCCCTTGTCTTCATCATCGCTGGTCTCTGGGCAATCCACTGGTACATCGAGAACTTGAGAATTGTGCGGATGGGTAACAAGCTCCCAGGTAAGTCAAAGCGGTCGGATGAAACTAGTGAAAACCTGGTGACATTCTCTCATTAAAATTAAGCAATCGCGATCAGCACGTAAGCTCATTAAATATGACGATGACTTCGCTGAATCATGAAGTGGAGGGTGAGAGTGTACCGTCATTTCCCCTGATATTAGGAAGggattaaaaatatcaataattcaaGGTCTCACCTTCTGTGAATTTAGGACCAAAAACTGTTcctttctttggaaatgcTCTCCTCGCCTTTGGCGTTGCTCCGAAAGATGTGATGAGTGAGGTGATGAAGTACGTCCACTACGGTAGAGTTATCAGGGCTTTTCTGGGTACGAAATTAATTGTCTTTCTGATGGATCCGAGGGACGTTGAAATTATTCTTGGAAGTCACGTACATCTTGACAAGTCGGAAGAGTACAGGTACCGGTTAAATTTAGGGACTATTCCTTGGAGTTGGGTAATAATTTGGAGTTTGTGATTAATGATGTTTGTTGTAATTCACCAGATTCTTCAAGCCGTGGCTTGGCGAGGGTCTTCTCATCAGCACTGGTGAGAAGTGGAGGGCACACAGGAAAATAATCGCACCCACATTCCATCTCAATGTACTTAAAACCTTTGTCCCACTGTTTTACGAGAATAGCCTTGATTTGGTCAATAGACTGAAGTTGGAGGTTGGGAAGAAGTTTGATATTCATGATTATTTGTCAGCTGTGACTGTTGATATTCTCCTGGACACAGCCATGGGCGTGCGGGGGGGAAAGAGAGAAAAGACTGGATTCGATTATGCGATGGCTGTAATGAAGTACGAACTTCagtttttacaaaattatttgaagaaCCAAATGGTTGTTTGATGGATGGATTTTCTTCTCAACAGGTTGTGTAATATCGTTCATCAAAGGCAGTACAATTTTATGCTTCGTATGGACCCAGTTTTCAAGTGGTCGAAGTTCGCTACTAAGCAGGAAAAACTCCTCAGCATTATCCATGGACTGACCAGAGGAATTATGGACAAAAGGAAAATGGATTATGCGGAAAAGGGAGAGGAGGCTTATCCCGAGGAGCTCAGACGAGGCAACACCATCGATGCGACAATGAAGGAACAGATTAAATCATCGAAGATGAGATATGTGAGGGATGATCTGGATGAGATCGATGAAAATGATGTCGGttagagaagtatttattaaTTCCTGAGATATTATTTACACGAGGTGATTCGTTAACTGAACTCAAGAGACTGGAAAATGATTTTGTCACTTTCCGGTGATGcgttaaaggatttttttgttccaGGCGAGAAGAGACGCTTGGCCTTCTTGGATCTCATGCTAGAGCTCTCGAGGAATGGAGCCAACATGAGCGAAGATGAGGTGCGAGAGGAGGTCGACACCATCATGTTCGAGGTTACTTGATATTCGATTACTTTTTCCTTTAATGAAGAgtctgattaattttttctaatggtCCTCTATTTCCAGGGTCACGACACCACCGCTGCTGGCTCCAGCTTTACTCTCTGCGTCTTGGGCATCCATCAGGACATTCAGGTAATTcaagataaatttattttaatgttttcaaGTAGGCAATTATGTCGCTCCGGTCATTCGCCTTTTTTAATCCAGCGAACACCATTTTCGTTCCTGGAACTGATTTCTTCGGCTgctcgagatattcatccaAAGTTGATTCATTCCAAGTCGCTCCTTTCTTCTTCATTGCGTCGGAGTAATTGAAACCAGTGGTGGCTATCATCGAGAAATCGAAGAATCTCATTGCTtcagtttgatttttttattatttgtacGTAAAGTAGAATCACGAGAAGactgagaaaattattaacacgaagtcaatgaaaaatagacaACATTTATTGGATCACTCACTTCCAGCGGTCCTCCCTATAACACCAAATAAATTGGGCCCAATTTTATGCTTGCCGCCTGAAACAATCGTATGACAAGTCGCACACATCTTGACGAATAATTTCTGTCCATTCGCAGCATCGcccatttttctctttcaaaaTTTAACCTCGTCCCATCAACTAGCAAATTTTCACCATCAACATTCTTTTATTTCATCCAACCTGAAAAAAGAAAGCTCAACAATTTCTCCTCAACAGGAACGTGTTATGGAGGAATTGGACAGTATATTCAAGGGATCGGATCGTCCCTGCACCTTTCAAGATACCCTTGAGATGAAGTACTTGGAGCGAGTGATTATGGAATCATTGAGAATGTTCCCGCCTGTCCCAGCAATCGCCCGACACCTCAACGAGGACGTCAAGCTTGGTAAtgatatcaataataataaaatcactCTCGCACTTCTATATTTCACTCATAAATGAGAATAAtctgaataattattacatttaattatttcagcgTCCGGTGATTATGTACTGCCGCGAGGTACCACAGTGATTATTGCACAATACCAGATACATCGTCTTGAGGAGTACTATCCGAATCCCGAGGTGTTCGATCCGGACAGATTTTTGCCGGAAAATACACAGAGCAGACATTATTATGCTTATGTTCCCTTCAGCGCTGGACCAAggtaattaaagaaaattcaagtattcttttttttctacaaaaattaagctcattattttttatttataatttttgtacATCTCTTTGGTCACATAACGCATATTCAGATTAAAATGGTGATTATTTCTTAACTcaacaa of the Diachasmimorpha longicaudata isolate KC_UGA_2023 chromosome 13, iyDiaLong2, whole genome shotgun sequence genome contains:
- the LOC135168645 gene encoding cytochrome c-like produces the protein MGDAANGQKLFVKMCATCHTIVSGGKHKIGPNLFGVIGRTAGTTTGFNYSDAMKKKGATWNESTLDEYLEQPKKSVPGTKMVFAGLKKANDRSDIIAYLKTLK
- the LOC135168640 gene encoding cytochrome P450 4g15-like — its product is MDAVPIAATSSYFTGLFYPLVFIIAGLWAIHWYIENLRIVRMGNKLPGPKTVPFFGNALLAFGVAPKDVMSEVMKYVHYGRVIRAFLGTKLIVFLMDPRDVEIILGSHVHLDKSEEYRFFKPWLGEGLLISTGEKWRAHRKIIAPTFHLNVLKTFVPLFYENSLDLVNRLKLEVGKKFDIHDYLSAVTVDILLDTAMGVRGGKREKTGFDYAMAVMKLCNIVHQRQYNFMLRMDPVFKWSKFATKQEKLLSIIHGLTRGIMDKRKMDYAEKGEEAYPEELRRGNTIDATMKEQIKSSKMRYVRDDLDEIDENDVGEKRRLAFLDLMLELSRNGANMSEDEVREEVDTIMFEGHDTTAAGSSFTLCVLGIHQDIQERVMEELDSIFKGSDRPCTFQDTLEMKYLERVIMESLRMFPPVPAIARHLNEDVKLASGDYVLPRGTTVIIAQYQIHRLEEYYPNPEVFDPDRFLPENTQSRHYYAYVPFSAGPRSCVGRKYAMLKLKVLLSTILRHYKILSDLTEADFRLQLDIILKRADGFPIWIEPRAKTTTSM